From one Rosa rugosa chromosome 4, drRosRugo1.1, whole genome shotgun sequence genomic stretch:
- the LOC133706481 gene encoding uncharacterized protein LOC133706481 isoform X1 — protein MEHSKQKLQTSDSQIPGSSCSLSIPSEPPDLGNWFSSYRYESPAMNSNSFCNEFDTGEIKREKDGGDSCGFMENGNKVGVFVHKKQNSNGVVKCGSSSQNQCLRKLFKLGPVQSVCISEGSDTGKEISGSFESPSSLSEPTHIKNWFSSYVYESPSLDTTAGFGDSLCKESKFEKDGFLVENSNRENEEDLRNFSTNSSVSKEIVGEKEQSGELANCDSSWRDTKQARQPVSETPGPLESHSLLSEPIHIRNWFSSYVYESPSLDTTDSFGDSVCKESKCEKDGFRVEKRDNEEDLGDFRRNSRVGEEVAGEKKQSAGLATCDSSWRVTKHDRQPVSKVPGPLDSSSHLSEPTDIRNWFSSYVYESPLDTADGVGDFGCRDRIDEKDEVLVEPSNGEEGEGLEGFSKKESDSEEVDVEKVQSEEFAKYNTSCRCGVVVDPTTGDDENLSGRNDLCLEFTPKTVQNHGTSQAKHGDTSSFNKGDSQCKRDQETFHGTRFKPSNKQRSMCSNDGKYPQNLIQSSGSTLQESSEATVHAEDCLQFKSDSELIPVKGASVSKSTHGSKERKDEGKGISKDGFITTRKRKFTARNDENSSKRPAESSKGTVPLAGRKDVAIKRKALADTTNFHHSPATMITGKWKRPQQRKPNLRPPLKQLGLEQWIQKL, from the exons ATGGAGCATTCGAAGCAGAAACTCCAAACCTCTGATTCCCAA ATTCCGGGTTCTTCCTGCTCTCTCTCCATCCCTTCCG AACCTCCTGATCTAGGCAATTGGTTCTCAAGCTACCGCTATGAATCACCTGCAATGAATTCCAATTCTTTTTGCAATGAATTTGATACCGGCGAgatcaaaagagaaaaagatggAGGAGATTCATGTGGGTTTATGGAAAATGGAAATAAAGTTGGAGTCTTTGTTCATAAGAAGCAGAACTCAAATGGGGTTGTCAAATGTGGCAGCTCTTCACAAAACCAATGCTTAAGAAAG CTATTCAAGTTAGGCCCTGTGCAGTCCGTTTGCATATCTGAAGGTTCTGATACCGGCAAAGAG ATTTCAGGTTCTTTTGAGTCACCTTCGTCCCTTTCAG AGCCTACGCACATCAAAAACTGGTTCTCAAGCTATGTGTATGAGTCTCCTTCATTGGATACAACTGCTGGTTTTGGCGATTCTCTTTGTAAAGAAAGTAAATTTGAGAAGGATGGGTTTTTGGTTGAAAACAGCAACAGAGAAAATGAAGAGGATTTGAGGAATTTTAGTACAAACAGCAGTGTTAGTAAAGAGATTGTGGGTGAGAAGGAACAGTCAGGAGAGCTTGCAAATTGTGACAGCTCTTGGAGAGATACTAAGCAGGCAAGGCAGCCTGTAAGTGAG ACTCCAGGTCCTCTGGAATCACATTCGCTCCTTTCAG AACCTATTCACATCAGAAACTGGTTCTCAAGCTATGTGTATGAGTCTCCTTCCTTGGATACAACTGATAGTTTTGGAGATTCTGTTTGCAAAGAAAGTAAATGTGAGAAGGATGGATTTAGGGTTGAAAAGAGAGATAATGAAGAGGATTTGGGGGATTTTAGAAGAAACAGTCGTGTTGGTGAAGAGGTTGCGGGAGAGAAGAAACAGTCAGCAGGGCTTGCAACATGTGACAGCTCTTGGAGAGTTACCAAGCATGATAGGCAGCCTGTAAGTAAG GTTCCGGGTCCTTTGGATTCCTCTTCACACTTGTCAG AGCCTACTGACATCAGAAACTGGTTCTCAAGCTATGTGTATGAGTCTCCTTTGGATACAGCTGATGGTGTTGGAGATTTTGGTTGTAGAGATAGAATAGATGAGAAGGATGAGGTTTTGGTTGAACCCAGTAACGGAGAAGAGGGAGAGGGTTTGGAGGGTTTTAGTAAAAAGGAAAGTGATAGTGAAGAGGTTGATGTTGAGAAGGTACAGTCAGAAGAGTTCGCAAAATATAACACCTCTTGCAGATGTGGTGTG GTTGTTGACCCAACCACTGGAGATGATGAAAATCTATCTGGTCGGAATGATTTGTGTCTTGAATTTACACCTAAAACAGTGCAAAACCATGGTACCAGTCAAGCAAAACATGGTGATACATCAAGCTTCAACAAAGGAGATTCTCAATGCAAGCGAGATCAAGAGACTTTCCATGGAACCAGATTTAAGCCATCGAACAAACAGAGAAGTATGTGCAGTAATGATGGCAAATATCCACAAAACTTGATTCAGAGTAGCGGTTCCACTTTACAGGAGAGCTCAGAAGCAACGGTCCATGCAGAAGATTGTTTACAATTCAAAAGTGATTCAGAGTTAATTCCAGTTAAAGGAGCATCGGTAAGCAAATCAACTCAtggaagcaaagaaagaaaggatgAGGGAAAAGGAATATCAAAAGATGGTTTCATTACAACAAGGAAACGCAAATTTACAGCGAGAAATGATGAAAACTCTTCAAAAAGACCAGCAGAGAGTAGTAAGGGAACAGTTCCATTAGCAGGCAGAAAGGATGTTGCTATTAAAAGAAAGGCTTTAGCAGACACAACAAATTTTCATCATTCTCCGGCAACGATGATCACT
- the LOC133706481 gene encoding uncharacterized protein LOC133706481 isoform X2, with protein sequence MEHSKQKLQTSDSQIPGSSCSLSIPSEPPDLGNWFSSYRYESPAMNSNSFCNEFDTGEIKREKDGGDSCGFMENGNKVGVFVHKKQNSNGVVKCGSSSQNQCLRKLFKLGPVQSVCISEGSDTGKEISGSFESPSSLSEPTHIKNWFSSYVYESPSLDTTAGFGDSLCKESKFEKDGFLVENSNRENEEDLRNFSTNSSVSKEIVGEKEQSGELANCDSSWRDTKQARQPVSETPGPLESHSLLSEPIHIRNWFSSYVYESPSLDTTDSFGDSVCKESKCEKDGFRVEKRDNEEDLGDFRRNSRVGEEVAGEKKQSAGLATCDSSWRVTKHDRQPVSKVPGPLDSSSHLSEPTDIRNWFSSYVYESPLDTADGVGDFGCRDRIDEKDEVLVEPSNGEEGEGLEGFSKKESDSEEVDVEKVVDPTTGDDENLSGRNDLCLEFTPKTVQNHGTSQAKHGDTSSFNKGDSQCKRDQETFHGTRFKPSNKQRSMCSNDGKYPQNLIQSSGSTLQESSEATVHAEDCLQFKSDSELIPVKGASVSKSTHGSKERKDEGKGISKDGFITTRKRKFTARNDENSSKRPAESSKGTVPLAGRKDVAIKRKALADTTNFHHSPATMITGKWKRPQQRKPNLRPPLKQLGLEQWIQKL encoded by the exons ATGGAGCATTCGAAGCAGAAACTCCAAACCTCTGATTCCCAA ATTCCGGGTTCTTCCTGCTCTCTCTCCATCCCTTCCG AACCTCCTGATCTAGGCAATTGGTTCTCAAGCTACCGCTATGAATCACCTGCAATGAATTCCAATTCTTTTTGCAATGAATTTGATACCGGCGAgatcaaaagagaaaaagatggAGGAGATTCATGTGGGTTTATGGAAAATGGAAATAAAGTTGGAGTCTTTGTTCATAAGAAGCAGAACTCAAATGGGGTTGTCAAATGTGGCAGCTCTTCACAAAACCAATGCTTAAGAAAG CTATTCAAGTTAGGCCCTGTGCAGTCCGTTTGCATATCTGAAGGTTCTGATACCGGCAAAGAG ATTTCAGGTTCTTTTGAGTCACCTTCGTCCCTTTCAG AGCCTACGCACATCAAAAACTGGTTCTCAAGCTATGTGTATGAGTCTCCTTCATTGGATACAACTGCTGGTTTTGGCGATTCTCTTTGTAAAGAAAGTAAATTTGAGAAGGATGGGTTTTTGGTTGAAAACAGCAACAGAGAAAATGAAGAGGATTTGAGGAATTTTAGTACAAACAGCAGTGTTAGTAAAGAGATTGTGGGTGAGAAGGAACAGTCAGGAGAGCTTGCAAATTGTGACAGCTCTTGGAGAGATACTAAGCAGGCAAGGCAGCCTGTAAGTGAG ACTCCAGGTCCTCTGGAATCACATTCGCTCCTTTCAG AACCTATTCACATCAGAAACTGGTTCTCAAGCTATGTGTATGAGTCTCCTTCCTTGGATACAACTGATAGTTTTGGAGATTCTGTTTGCAAAGAAAGTAAATGTGAGAAGGATGGATTTAGGGTTGAAAAGAGAGATAATGAAGAGGATTTGGGGGATTTTAGAAGAAACAGTCGTGTTGGTGAAGAGGTTGCGGGAGAGAAGAAACAGTCAGCAGGGCTTGCAACATGTGACAGCTCTTGGAGAGTTACCAAGCATGATAGGCAGCCTGTAAGTAAG GTTCCGGGTCCTTTGGATTCCTCTTCACACTTGTCAG AGCCTACTGACATCAGAAACTGGTTCTCAAGCTATGTGTATGAGTCTCCTTTGGATACAGCTGATGGTGTTGGAGATTTTGGTTGTAGAGATAGAATAGATGAGAAGGATGAGGTTTTGGTTGAACCCAGTAACGGAGAAGAGGGAGAGGGTTTGGAGGGTTTTAGTAAAAAGGAAAGTGATAGTGAAGAGGTTGATGTTGAGAAG GTTGTTGACCCAACCACTGGAGATGATGAAAATCTATCTGGTCGGAATGATTTGTGTCTTGAATTTACACCTAAAACAGTGCAAAACCATGGTACCAGTCAAGCAAAACATGGTGATACATCAAGCTTCAACAAAGGAGATTCTCAATGCAAGCGAGATCAAGAGACTTTCCATGGAACCAGATTTAAGCCATCGAACAAACAGAGAAGTATGTGCAGTAATGATGGCAAATATCCACAAAACTTGATTCAGAGTAGCGGTTCCACTTTACAGGAGAGCTCAGAAGCAACGGTCCATGCAGAAGATTGTTTACAATTCAAAAGTGATTCAGAGTTAATTCCAGTTAAAGGAGCATCGGTAAGCAAATCAACTCAtggaagcaaagaaagaaaggatgAGGGAAAAGGAATATCAAAAGATGGTTTCATTACAACAAGGAAACGCAAATTTACAGCGAGAAATGATGAAAACTCTTCAAAAAGACCAGCAGAGAGTAGTAAGGGAACAGTTCCATTAGCAGGCAGAAAGGATGTTGCTATTAAAAGAAAGGCTTTAGCAGACACAACAAATTTTCATCATTCTCCGGCAACGATGATCACT